A window of the Streptomyces luomodiensis genome harbors these coding sequences:
- a CDS encoding MerR family transcriptional regulator has translation MTVLDSAPVSMGSTTHPRPTGQDRYTISEVAAHTGLTAHTLRWYERIGLMPHVDRTHTGQRCFTNRDLDWLHLVGKLRLTGMPVADMVRYAELVREGEHTFPEREELLTTHRENVRERIAELQSTLAVLDYKIDVYADARRASERV, from the coding sequence ATGACCGTGTTGGACAGCGCTCCGGTGAGTATGGGAAGCACCACGCACCCCCGGCCCACCGGGCAGGACCGCTACACGATCAGTGAGGTGGCCGCCCACACCGGGCTGACGGCGCACACCCTGCGCTGGTACGAGCGGATCGGGCTGATGCCGCACGTGGACCGTACCCACACCGGCCAGCGTTGCTTCACCAACCGCGACCTGGACTGGCTCCACCTCGTCGGCAAGCTGCGGCTGACCGGGATGCCGGTCGCGGACATGGTCCGCTACGCCGAGCTGGTGCGGGAGGGCGAGCACACCTTCCCCGAGCGGGAGGAGCTGTTGACCACCCACCGCGAGAACGTACGGGAGCGGATCGCCGAGCTGCAGAGCACGCTCGCCGTTCTCGACTACAAGATCGATGTCTACGCTGACGCCCGGAGGGCGTCGGAGAGGGTCTGA
- a CDS encoding serine hydrolase domain-containing protein, which translates to MESLRMIENWPVPTAAAAVVRADGTLAGSYGPTGHRFPLASVTKPLAAYAALVAVEEGAVELDEPAGPEGSTVRHLLAHTSGLAFDEHRPAAAPGNRRLYSNAGFEVLGDHIAKATDIPFPEYLRQAVLEPLGMTATELPGSPAKDGVSTVDDLVRFAAELQAPRLLAAETLAEATSVVHPGLTGVLPGYGHQRPNDWGLGFEIRDGKSPHWTGASSSPRTFGHFGQSGTFLWVDPDARAACVALTDRAFGPWAIEVWPTLTDAILAELG; encoded by the coding sequence ATGGAGAGCCTGCGGATGATCGAGAACTGGCCGGTCCCGACGGCGGCGGCCGCCGTCGTACGCGCGGACGGCACCCTGGCCGGATCGTACGGCCCGACCGGCCACCGATTCCCCCTCGCCTCGGTCACCAAACCGCTCGCCGCGTACGCCGCGCTGGTCGCCGTCGAGGAGGGCGCGGTGGAGCTGGACGAACCGGCGGGGCCCGAGGGCTCCACGGTGCGCCATCTGCTGGCGCACACCTCGGGGCTCGCCTTCGACGAGCACCGGCCGGCCGCCGCGCCCGGCAACCGCCGGCTCTACTCGAACGCCGGGTTCGAGGTGCTGGGCGACCACATCGCCAAGGCCACGGACATCCCGTTCCCGGAGTATCTGCGCCAGGCGGTGCTGGAGCCGCTCGGCATGACCGCCACCGAGCTGCCCGGCTCCCCCGCCAAGGACGGCGTCTCGACCGTGGACGACCTGGTGCGCTTCGCGGCGGAGCTCCAGGCCCCGCGGCTGCTGGCGGCCGAGACGCTGGCCGAGGCCACCTCCGTGGTCCATCCGGGTCTCACGGGTGTGCTGCCCGGCTACGGACACCAGCGGCCCAACGACTGGGGGCTCGGCTTCGAGATACGCGACGGCAAGTCGCCGCACTGGACCGGCGCCTCCTCCTCGCCCCGCACTTTCGGGCATTTCGGCCAGTCGGGGACGTTCCTGTGGGTGGACCCGGACGCGCGCGCCGCCTGTGTCGCCCTGACCGACCGGGCCTTCGGGCCCTGGGCGATCGAGGTCTGGCCGACGCTCACCGACGCGATCCTGGCGGAGCTGGGCTGA
- a CDS encoding pirin family protein, producing MWIQRSGARYPGGDGAGIETRHAFSFSGHYDPGNVRFGSLVACNEERLAPGAGFAEHPHRDMEIVTWVVQGELTHQDSTGARTVVRPGDVQRLSAGSGVRHTERNAGAEPLTFVQMWLVPGPAAATDPGYEVVRGIADGTPYALERTEAVLHVRRLMDGERTALPDAPWVYAHAVRGAVRLDGETLAPGDAARITDARGLEARAEGPAELLIWEMRAEPVFG from the coding sequence ATGTGGATACAGCGGTCCGGTGCACGGTATCCGGGCGGGGACGGCGCGGGCATCGAGACGCGCCACGCCTTTTCCTTCTCTGGGCACTACGACCCCGGCAATGTGCGGTTCGGGTCCCTCGTCGCCTGCAACGAGGAGCGGCTCGCCCCCGGCGCGGGCTTCGCCGAACATCCGCACCGCGATATGGAGATCGTCACCTGGGTCGTCCAGGGCGAGCTCACCCACCAGGACTCCACCGGCGCGCGGACCGTGGTGCGCCCCGGCGATGTGCAGCGGCTCAGCGCGGGCAGCGGGGTGCGGCACACCGAGCGCAACGCGGGCGCGGAACCCCTCACCTTCGTCCAGATGTGGCTGGTGCCGGGCCCCGCCGCCGCGACCGACCCCGGCTACGAGGTGGTGCGCGGCATCGCCGACGGCACCCCGTACGCACTGGAGCGCACCGAGGCGGTACTGCACGTACGGCGGCTGATGGACGGTGAGCGCACCGCGCTGCCGGACGCGCCGTGGGTGTACGCGCATGCGGTGCGCGGCGCGGTGCGGCTCGACGGGGAGACCCTGGCACCCGGCGACGCGGCCCGGATCACGGATGCGCGGGGGCTGGAGGCGCGGGCCGAGGGCCCCGCGGAGCTGCTGATCTGGGAGATGCGCGCGGAACCGGTCTTCGGCTGA
- a CDS encoding PucR family transcriptional regulator has protein sequence MPEPASNTPHPHSATLRRLEKSSGKLAASAIARMDEQLPWYRAMPPENRSWIGLVAQAGIAAFTEWFRHPETPQAISTDVFGTAPRELTRAITLRQTVEMVRTTIEVMESAIDDVAAPGDESVLREALLVYAREIAFATAQVYAQAAEARGAWDARLESLVVNAVLSGEADEGALSRAAALGWNSPDHVCVVLGTAPDGDSELTVEAIRRAARHAKLQVLTGVLGDRLVVVAGGSDNPLQAAKALIGPYAPGPVVAGPVVSDLLAATRSAGAAAAGLKACTAWPDAPRPVLADDLLPERAMAGDPAAREQLVEEIYRPLEEAGSALLETLSVYLEQASSLEGAARMLFVHPNTVRYRLRRVTDVTGWSPSDVRSAFTLRIALILGRLADANILP, from the coding sequence GTGCCTGAACCAGCCTCGAACACCCCGCATCCGCACAGTGCCACCCTGCGCCGCCTGGAGAAGTCCTCCGGAAAGCTCGCCGCCAGCGCCATCGCGCGCATGGACGAGCAGCTGCCGTGGTACCGCGCGATGCCGCCCGAGAACCGCTCCTGGATCGGGCTGGTGGCGCAGGCGGGCATCGCGGCCTTCACCGAATGGTTTCGCCATCCCGAGACGCCCCAGGCGATCAGCACCGATGTGTTCGGCACCGCGCCGCGCGAGCTGACCCGGGCGATCACCCTGCGGCAGACCGTGGAGATGGTCCGCACGACCATCGAGGTCATGGAGTCGGCGATCGACGACGTGGCGGCGCCGGGCGATGAGTCGGTGCTGCGCGAGGCGCTGCTGGTGTACGCGCGGGAGATCGCGTTCGCCACCGCCCAGGTGTACGCGCAGGCCGCCGAGGCGCGCGGCGCCTGGGACGCCCGGCTGGAGTCGCTGGTGGTCAACGCGGTGCTGTCCGGGGAGGCGGACGAGGGGGCGCTGTCCCGCGCCGCCGCCCTGGGCTGGAACTCCCCCGACCATGTGTGCGTGGTGCTGGGCACCGCCCCGGACGGGGACAGCGAGCTCACGGTGGAGGCGATCCGGCGGGCCGCCCGCCACGCCAAGCTCCAGGTCCTCACCGGGGTGCTGGGCGACCGGCTGGTGGTGGTCGCGGGCGGCTCGGACAATCCGCTCCAGGCGGCGAAGGCGCTGATCGGCCCGTATGCCCCGGGTCCGGTGGTGGCCGGTCCCGTGGTCTCCGATCTGCTGGCCGCGACCCGCTCGGCGGGGGCGGCGGCGGCCGGTCTGAAGGCGTGCACTGCCTGGCCGGACGCCCCCCGTCCGGTACTCGCGGACGATCTGCTGCCCGAGCGCGCGATGGCCGGGGATCCGGCCGCCCGTGAGCAGTTGGTGGAGGAGATCTACAGACCGCTGGAGGAAGCCGGTTCCGCGCTGCTGGAGACGCTGAGTGTGTACCTCGAGCAGGCGAGCAGTCTGGAGGGCGCGGCCCGGATGCTCTTCGTTCACCCGAACACCGTGCGCTACCGGCTACGACGTGTGACCGACGTCACCGGATGGTCGCCTTCCGACGTCAGGTCG